Within the Dermacentor silvarum isolate Dsil-2018 chromosome 8, BIME_Dsil_1.4, whole genome shotgun sequence genome, the region TTTCGGCTAATATGTTGTTGTACAATGATCAATAGCTGTCGAACGAGGGATGGCTGTGGttagagccaacgtttcgacgatGGAATTGTCTTCGTTAGGGTCCTTGGTTCTTCGTGAAAAGCCTTTGTCGAAAAGGTCCACGACAAGTCTTTTGCCGAGGGGATTTGACGAGGTACCCTGTCTTCGTTAGGAACATTGAACTTTCGTCAATACACCTTGTAAAAACGTCCCACGACGAGGAGCTTGCCGTGTCCTATCAGAATCATTCGAGCATTAAGTACACATGTTGAAACGTTCTAGGATAAGGATTTTGCTCGACGAAAGGACCCTGTCCTCGTCAGGATCATCGGACTTTCGTCAAGCTCCCTTGTCGAAACACTACCTCCAGCCTTAAACCTCCTGCCTGTTAGACGTTGACCACTTCCAGTTCTCTATGTTACTGTCAACCTCTCATTTGTTTTCAACTTCGAATATAGTTTTATTTAGCAAGAAGAAATACTTTGGCGTGTATTCTTTTCTAACTTCGAGATTTGCCACGAAATCATCAGTAGCAAAGAATGAAAAGGCAATAAAATTGCGAGATCAGTTCAGATACAACTCTTGTTATACGTGacctttaaaaaaatataattatcTCTGCTGTTAGCGTTGGGCATCAGTAGATCCGCAGACGATGGCAGCTCGTTCGACTTATCCTTTTTGATATCTCCGTTTGCAGCGCTAATGTTGGAGATCTCTGATCTCATCAGCAAAGTCAGTGGGCAGCTATACATCTTCACGCACGAAGTTGAGAACGTAAGTATATATGTAGCCTTCTTCCGCGAAAGtatagggtgttcatttttaagttttacggaattttcacaaatcgcctgtgtcagatagcacaattcttatcattgagctgggttgcTCGATGAAGCGGACATTtttagcacgagaaattgaaacacatattcaactaatttacaaaaattgactaattaattCTTAGTTACTTACTTTACGACTcattttgcaatttacgaattgtagttggtgagcttgtcaggcgtacgcacatggaatgaatttccagaatgagaccagtttggagatatgcgccattgaactcgcagtaaaaatgcactgttgtttcacttactttttcaccaaaatgctgttttatacattgaagcacaaaagtaactggaaagcccgtgtatttcgtcccacactttgggaaatatctcaaaactggtctcatcctggaaattcatttcaattggatgcgtcttgcaaattcacctgctacaattcgtaaattgtaatatgtgttataaagtaattaactaaaacgTTCATTAGTCggattttgttaattagttgaatatgtgtttcgatttctcgtgcttttaatgtccgcctcttcgaataacccagctcagcgaaaagaattatgctacctgccacaggcgattcttaaaaattccgtaaagcttaattttgaacacccggtataacgCTTCGCACCACGATAGTTCATCTTAAGGGAGTTCCGGCCGCATCTTTTAATAGCCGTTTTTTGAGCGTTATTAGTGTTTGTTATCGTTTCTATGTATTTGTTCGTGTGTGTTTTCTTAGTGGGCTTGACGGGCGCAGTAATTATTTTTACAAGAACAGTTAGCTCAATCTCACTGATGTCTGTCCTGTTATCTTGGCAGATCAAGGCTGGCGTGGAAAACATGACCAGCATATTGCTTACCCAAGGAAATAACCTGCCTGTACATTCCGAGCCTACAAAGTGTCGTGTGAGTATCTGCTATCGTTAACCACTCTTGCTTCCCGTGCGCATATAATTCCGTTGGTTACGACGACTTTGTTCATTTCTTCACCTCGGTCACTTGTCTGCTTCTGGTTACGTCCATTGCGGTCTTGCTGGCATAACGCGACGAGTTCCTTCCTGTTCTTGTAAGAGCTGAACACCTGgacccgcattcacaaaaagctcttccGCTAGAATTGTTCGTCAGGAAAAAAAATGCATCAAGCCAATATTGATGCTGGAGATATTATTAGCTAATGGCAAATAACGCTTATGAACCTTTTTGAATTAGGCCCCCGATCTAATCAGCCGTGAACATATTGCTTGCCTGTTGTCTGTAAAGTTGTGATCGCATAGAACGTCGGTGAACAACAAAGAAACGCAGGTAGCTGAAAATTTGAATACTGGACATGAAAgctctttattattgcgatatcaattatatggacactccaaagcggatttctgccgtcgccgtcgccgtgaggttccgtatgacgtcaacggcgatgacatcgtcgccgcgctccggacgctgtgtgtgcgagggaaagggcgcgagggacgcgcgctttcatggggagcgaacgcacgtcggagagccaaaagcgcgttctgtgccgtgctccttgaagggctgcagaattaggcgtctctttccttctttacaatcaccatatatagagagcaaacacttcttccatcgcgcgaaaggccgtgggggacgggagggagggaggggatggcgacgtttagctgcggcaccaagttcGTATTTATATAataacgttgcgaggcgagaaggtgctcgacgagtgtcccattctgatctcgtcgaatacctccgagccgcccccagaggcatcggcaacagtcaccaacgccgcgcgcgttcggtgcgaacgcgggcaaaacgccgacgacatcgacaacagttctgcgcgttgctggtgcagctgcatgtccaagtttatacaactgagaaaactactatccttatcccgtttagctatctactaatttgctatcgcaattgatgcctcgcctttcgggtgaaactgcgacaatattttTGTCTTGTCGTTGCGTTAAATGAAGGTTCAGGCTCTTAGTCTAAACACTAGAAAAATATTTGCAAGTGTCAGAGCATTCTAAGTAATTGAATATAATGCTTGTTGCACCGAATTCACGAAACTTtcctttcgtaagtgctcttagCCATTGGCTGGTTgcattcgctaataatatgcccagAATTAGGATTGACTGGAATTTTCTCGTGCGAAGATATACCCGCCGTTTTGGTGTAGTGGCTTCGGTGTCTGGCTGCTAATCCCGAGGTTGCGGcgtcgaatcctggccgcggcggccgcatatcgatggggggcgaaatgcaacaacaccCGCGTAGCGTGGATTGGGTGCCCGCTAAGGAATTCCAGGTGGTCagaaattaaaccggagtcccccactatgccGTGCCTCATAATTCCCCACTATCCCGTaactcgtaatcatatcgtggttttagcacgtaaaacccccgcaTTAAATTGCGAAGATTTCTTGCTTAAGAGCtttttttgcgaatacgggcTTTCAGCTTCGGTATATACTCAGGAggtgcgcatgcgccgtgacccACATTCTCGCTCAGCTCCTGCCACGCGCGTGTGCGCACAGAAGAAACGCGCGCAGCGCTTttccatttattttttattatttttttgccaatGAGCAACGGTATTGCACCTAGCCTTATCGCTGCGCGATTTCAGAAAAATTACCGCCGTGTCATGACTTCACGATAAGGTCGATGGCGCGAGGTGCGAGATTTTTAAGAACGCTTTAGTATCAAATGAAAATTACTTAGGAAGTGTTTTCAAGCCTTCGTATTTGCTTACCCTCTATTTAGTATAATACAGCTCGACGTACCTGcctctttagtgtccatttaataCGGGGCGCGCTCAGAAGGTTAAGCTTCCTCGTAATAAGGCTTGTATACGATTATCTATTTAGTCCTAAATACCAAATAGCCAGTTGTGTTGCGAAGTGAGTCACGCTCTCTGCGTCACGGTGTTGTGCAGCACTTGGTCCATCATGAGCTTCATGGTGTTCCTGTGCCTAAGCATGGGCGGCATGATGACGGGCTTCATTCTGGGCTACGCCAACCACAACGACCGCGCCTCTCCCATGGACCGCAACAGGCTTTCCAACATCGGGGGCCATTTTCTTGTACTGTACGTTGGCACGTCTGTGTCTCTGCGGGGATGCACACGCGAACCGCACGTTAGCCCCAGTGTCTGGCTCTTGTGACTACCTCTCCTATACGGTAACACTTCAGGGAGAAACATTGGTAATGACAATGCATATTTTGGGTGAAGCAGCTAGAACATTTGTCTGTAGTTAGAAACGTATTAAACGTTGCTACATGTGGGCAGTAGTTTCATGTTATCCGCATATTTTTATGCCATCCTTATAAAATTCATATCTATTTTGCTCGAAATTTTGTAATATTACCACAAGAACAATACTGAAAACGTATGATCTTATGGGATCTTGTGCTGGACGTTTCAGTCTAGTGGTTAtgattgaataataataataataataataataataataataataataataataataataataataataataataataataataataataataataataataataataataataatttattaatCCACACCCAAAATCAATACAAAAAAACAGGCCTGTCTAAGTCCATGAGgacttgtgtgactaggcccggcagagTCGGTACAGCGATGTGGTTACATATTTACATATTAACTCATTTTTTAACATCTTCAGACGAATATTTGGTAGTAATTACATGTTAACAGACAATGACATTACAAAGAAAGATACAAAAGCAATAATAATTGAAATAATGAATGGGAACAATAATTCAACATTTCGTCAATAATTTCTTCAacctgttttttttgtttttgaagttgCAGAAAAGAATTCATCAGACAAATCATTAAATATTTTTGGGATGTATACTATTCTTCTCGATTTTCCATACTTAGTAGCAGAATAGGGTActttaaaacgtttttttttctcttaacaaTCGAGGAGCAACGTATGCCTCTTTAAATTCATCACTCCAATTATTTCGAATAATGACCGTCCATGACTCGTCGaagattccagcgtaatcgctggtgttCGCGTGCCTTCCggaatgtactatcgaccaaaaacgtttacggaccacgggatctcagacaCCGCTAAATATTCGAGCAGCCTGTAAAAGTAGCCAGTGAAACCGTACGATCACAATGTTGTTCGTATATACCAGTAGatgctggaaatgggaataccaggctgcgttttgaggctgcagaGATATTCAGTTTTCAGATGCGatgcagcttatggtcggggctatgtcactctctccctcccttcctccatccatccaccgtagggcgtccacacccgcactgcgcatgcgcatcctccccccttcctcctctccttgtctcatctcctctcctctcggcattcctcctctcctctccgacgctcctctcctttccggattgcgcaacgaatggcaatacctgcggctccgcgcgcgataatgtgaagcagcttaggttagaggcgcggcGGTAGgtgctgcatactccgctggggggcgccactgcgGGAagttgagtcgaccccatggctgcttcgcgtactactcagggttcccctacggaaagATGTTTGTCAAATCCCtcggtccgtaaactttttttggtcgatagtacaatGGCTACTCGCGTCGCGCATGGAATTGATTACACGATGTTCGGCGACAACATAGACAGCAGATATAATCGGCGACAACAATGTTCCGGTACATGCGGGCGTGCCTTGCGCAGAGCGATAACTATAACCGTCGTTAGCAGGTGAAAGAGCGGTCACCAGAAAAATGATAAAAGTGTACGCATGTTAATATTGCGCGCAGATGCATattcaaagaaaggaatgagTAAATGTTCTACAGCAACAATGTCGGTTTCACATTAAGAATACGTATGTTCGAAAGCAAACCGTGAATCAAAACAGTGATTAAGGACAGTAGTGCACTCTTACCTACCGCATAATTATCCTTTCTTTTAATGACAATCGTTACGTTTATCAGCTTtctgcaaaaagaaaacaaaataagtaAATGAAAACAGATGTTTGACGCTTTCTTAGCATTCCTAAAGCTACATTGGTGAGTTGCTCTGAAATGAAGTTACGTGTTTATGCCACTTAATCATGACGCGTCCTCGTATCATAGTTTGCGTAAATTATCGCTGTAGCATACCATTCTGTCTGTCTGAGTGTTATAACTTTCatagctgtttctttttttttctctcttttttttcataataCGCCGTCGTAATACCTTAAACGAAGGATAACATAAAACATAACATAATAGTATTTTGAAGTTCATTCACCATGATTTGTTGGGTGTAAGCCGACAAACCAGTTGAGTAGCAGTGGCCGAAATGTGCGATCGCACGCTTTTAAGACTATAGCAGTTAATCGACAACGAGCGCTGCGTGTTTCGCCATACGCAGCACGAGCTACTGCATGCTGTTCGGCGTCACGGGCATGCTGTTCTTCTCGGGCGTGTTCATGCTCTTGGGCAGCATCGGAGACCTGTACCTGTGCCGTGCCACACGAGGATACGAGCGCTCTAGCGAGGGCCAGCTCAAGGACCTGGTATGTCGCCAGCACTTGCAAGACAACCTGCGTATAGTTTCGTGTGCCACCTGGCTTTTATTTCACGGAGTCAACATCAACTTGAAAAACAAACAACAATAATAAACGCAGATCCAACGCGATGTTGGATCTGCGTTATTATTATACAATAGCATCATTATACAATGTTTTCAAAGAGCGTATTCAGGTTATACAGAAAAGTTTCGCACTTTGACATGGATGCGATTTGGTCCGCAAGACTGCTCCAGTGTGCAATGGCGTGAGGCAGTGATGGTTAGTTAAATGCGTGCGTTTGACGAGCGTGTTCAAATTGAGATGAAATTTAGTGACGCGCGCAAAGGTGCATCAGTCGGCAGACCGGTGAGGTTTATTGACATAAATGTACCTGTGAAACAGACATGGAAGAGCGATCACGCGGCGAGTTTTCTATGACTGAAGTGAAATGTCCTTTATTCGGGTATTACTAGAAAGATGGTCGTACTAGGCGAGATAAATTTGGCTGCTCTAAACTGAACAGCTTCTAACATGCTGATAAGGTACTCCtgatatggtgaccatgtggaTGAAGGGAATTCTACTTGCCATAGAAAATAGGTTAGTTATGCCAATTTCATTGTTCTATGTGCACAGCCACGTCGACTGTTGCTGTTTACTGTCTGTGTCGTGAAGACGAAGTGGATGTACGAGTGCCTTGTCCTGTCGTTTCATTgtttctcgcgttttttttttttgtttttttgtttcacTTTAAATGTTCCGACTATCTGTTATGCTTGTCAAGCGAAGAATAATGGTGATATGTATATGCACCGAGACGTACGACGGAGCGCTACTACGAGGAAGATGACGAATCTTTGATGTCTGTCATTTATCTGTTCTTATCCGCGCTGCTTGCTTGCACGTATTCCTCGACGTCGCTATACTCGTATTATTGAGGGCGTCTGCGCGCGCCATCTAGTACTCCATAGACACGTTGTTTATTTCTTGTAATTGCACGTTTACTtgtaattttttattcattttagCACGATTAAAACTATACACTGACAGGCTCTGTGCGAGCCGAACCAACTGCATGTTGTTTGTGAGTTAATTTGTGTACTCTGGACGCTATATATTGTGCATAATTAACAGATTGTTTGATCTAACCGGtcaacttgcttttttttttgctgtgttttTTAGTGAACTATCACTTGCGTTTCTATTTTTTAGCACGAGAAAAAGAAGACGGATTATGATCTAATGGAATTGTCATCCCTGTCCTTACAAGTCCAACTTCTCCAGAGAAGACACAGGATAAAAAGAATCTACCTGCTCTTTTGTCCAGCTGTAGTGTTGACAGGCTATAAAACGGCTGCCATATTAGCGATGTTTACTATTTAGCGAAATGTAGTATTAAATCTCGtgtcgttttcttcttcttctttttttttttgctttcaggcTGTCTCCCTTGTGATGAATGCCACCGTCAACCGCTACCACGTCCTCAAGCTGCTAAGATACAGCACAATAGAGAAGTGGGTTCCGTTTGTTCTCCATATATATGTGCCGCTTTCTGAGGTTTCATCTGTAGAATTCTGACAAAATAGAATTGTCTAGATTCGGGTCTTCTATATCACTTTCCGACAAGCATAGCAATAATTTTGTTTTCTAAACAATTTATGGCGGATATAAAATAGTTCTAGACTCAGTTCGCGTCATTTCCGTGAGAATAATACTGAAAAAGTATCGAAGTATTTCACTGCACATGGAACATCTTATAGTGCGGTTTGGCTGCTCTCCTATTGACATATCGCGGCGTGTGCATGCGAAGTGCGTGTTCATTGACCGAGGGAGCGGAAAGTTTATATGACGAAAATAATGGCACACCTGTCGTCATCTTTATTTTCGCGTCGGACACTTGGAAGAGTGCGCACATCACTGACACATCGCGGTGATGTGTAATGTAACGAAGCTGATTGCTTCCGCCGTATCGGTATCTCTTTTGTGGACACGGTTTCGTTTCCtctccttttcctttttcttttccatctttccttcttttttttctttgttccccTAACTAAAGTACATATTAATATCCCTCGCAGGCATTGTGTGGAACACCAGGGCATAGCCGGTCTGGCTGGCATTCACCCATCGGCTCTCAAGACGGCCTTCGACGTAGGTTGAAGCCTTTCTTTGTGTCTGGTGTTCAAAACTGGCGTTCTTACACGAAATTCTTCTGCTTGCTTTTATCCTGTACCGATCGCTAAGCCTAAACGAATCATGGGGAAAATCCACCTAGTTCGTAAGAACCGTTCTCACAGGCTGAACGCGTTCGTCAGCATTTTGACTCTCTCGATCGACCAGCGACTTTCAGTGCCCGGTCTAGATTGCAAACTGCATTATGCATATAGTCAAGCTTTCAGAGCGTGACGTCTCAAAGATTCGACAGCGTTGCCCGTTGCATTCCGTACGAACAAAAATAAACAGTTTGACTAGTGCTTGTGAGATTTTGCTCAGAAGGCAAGGTTATTAGATATGACCAAATGTTAAAAGTTGTTTctttttcgtcgtcgtcgtcatcgtcgtcatcatcataatcaacattTTATTTTGCTCTCGAGAGCCCCTGTCGAGGTACCACACAGGGTGGGAGGGTGGATAGTATACAGTGAACAACGAAAAGAACAAAGTCATTGTTAGAACTCTCTTACAATAGCTAAGACTGCGGATTTCTTCCAAAACATAACTAATAAACACACTAAGCAGTAAAGTTGCAATTAAGAAACACGTACGACAAAAATGCAAAGTCAGGTAACGTGTCGGGTCAGGTTCTAAGATGAACGGTAAGCAGTTGTTTAAACTTTATGGTTTTCCGCTTTTTGACAACTATGTCTGGTAAATTGTTCCACTCTGCGATGGCGCAATGTAAGATATATATAATAAAGACGTTAAACGATACAAGCACTGGATGCTGCAACTTCAGAGTTAAAAGAATACGGAAGATGGAAATTGAAGTGATCAACCATGGCTGAGCAAAAGAAGCCTCAGCCTGGAACCAAGATTTCGACAAGTGCACTTATCAAAACGTTCTACTCCCATGCCTAAAGTTTGGTGCCAAGCTGAAGTTTCCATTGTTTGGCCATTGTTCATCACTTCGGCTAGGGGTGTTGTTTCAAGGAGGTGAACAAACATGCATGTTGTCTATACGTGTCTGGATCCTCTTGGAGAAATTATAGGAGATAACGCATGTCGCAGAAATATAGACTCCCGTTCACCGCAAAGACCTGCCCGAGAAACTTAccagccggtacttcggaccatacgaaGTGTTGCGGCGTGTGAGTGACCATCTGTTATGAAGTTCTTGACGGAAGCCAACCGCCTTGACGTTGACAACCACGATCCGAGGCTGTGCACGTTGTGGGATCAAAACCATGATTAACTCTATAACAGCCTTAGTTTTTGAGCAATATCCGTTTGTTAtttttggtggtggtggtggtggtggtggtggtggtggtggtgtcacttCGCGCCCCAGTTGACTCTATGGTTCACGAGTATGTATCGGCATGAGTACGCGTCAATATAAGCGCTGTATGTGCTTATGCTTCGGTTAGCATCGAGTGAATGCTGGTTTGAGAGAATGGATAATTGCCATGTGCTTGAGCATACCCATGACTACGAAAGAAACAGGCGACGACTATTCTCACCACGCGCCAGCGCTTAAGATTTGTGCGGTGCTGACGGTTGATAACTCGTACTCAACGCCTACATTAACTGAAGGTCGGCTGTCGTTCTAGAACGTGACAATATCGTTCGCATGCTGTAATGCTGTAGTAATCTACACGTTATGTATGCCTGAAAAGCATTCTGATCGTGcgttttgttcgccttcttccAGAACATTGTGCTCACCCAGTACGACCTGGCGAACCACTTCTCGATAAATGTAGATATGCTGATAGACGAAATGAATCATCGCATGATAGTTCTGGGGGAGTTTGACAACATCACTACGATCTTGAAGTCGGTAAGTTATTAGCCGGATTAAGTTAATTTTTCAACTTCTTATgctttgcatgccaaaaccacgaaatgATTAGCAAATAGAAAAGGCCAGCGGTAAACGCAAAAACAAGACGAAGAAGACAACGGGA harbors:
- the LOC125947650 gene encoding uncharacterized protein LOC125947650; translated protein: MASKQVMTRIREWNGGTATLFNMSGYENLFNATVQNQAYAPAVQQGIPRARALAVRMDNESLRMKLAVIQALEDSTMFQRRALMLEISDLISKVSGQLYIFTHEVENIKAGVENMTSILLTQGNNLPVHSEPTKCRLRYILRSTWSIMSFMVFLCLSMGGMMTGFILGYANHNDRASPMDRNRLSNIGGHFLVLTSYCMLFGVTGMLFFSGVFMLLGSIGDLYLCRATRGYERSSEGQLKDLAVSLVMNATVNRYHVLKLLRYSTIEKHCVEHQGIAGLAGIHPSALKTAFDNIVLTQYDLANHFSINVDMLIDEMNHRMIVLGEFDNITTILKSPPSECGWCGRG